The Aspergillus fumigatus Af293 chromosome 7, whole genome shotgun sequence genome includes the window ACTCCGGATATACTCCGCAGTATATGGATGTATCTTATTCACCGGTGAACTGAAGAGGCATGGCAACCCCCTCATTCTCCAGGTGAACGGGCTGTCTGTCTGCTGTCTCCAGCCGGGGATTCCGTCCTCTTCCGGGAGCAGGAAGGAGCACCGAGTAGAAGTGTGCCGAGATCCTGGAGATGTGGATGTCTTGGTTTCACTATATCCGCGCATTCCCGGAATCAGTAATCATGGATGCTATTCCCCGACAATCATTACTGCAAGTCGACCGCGGCCCATGCTCCGTAGAGTCATTGGCCTGCTCCGTGGAGTACGGAGGAATTGGCATACATCATCGCAATATCGTCCTCATTTGACGAGCCATTCCTGCCCATCGTGGCGCTGCCATGGCATTCTTACTAAGGCCGTGACCCAGTGGCGTCCGACAGAATCTTCTATGAACAATGAGCCCGCCGCGTCCAGCCGTGGATCCCGAAGTTCTTCCTGTACTTCACCCTGACTGGTCATTTCCTATCGGCTCTTCCAATCGTAGGCACGGATCAAGCAGACCCGAAGCTGACGGCTTCTGGGCTATATCCGTGCCGACTATCGTCATCTCCAGCGGGATGCCTGCCTGTCCTCCCCACACCCCGTCTCTCTCCTCGTCTCTTGGGTTCCCTCCCACTTGCGTGCCTgtggatctctttctctgattttttttttcttcgtcCAGCCAGGGGAGTTGACAAATATAAATAAGCCAGTTCCTCGCTCTGGTCGttccctctttttcttcctcgtttgGGTTATatctcctccttcctccactACCTTCCTCTATGGTCATAACATTATAGTATTCTTGATAGAATAAatagaagaaatagatatgGGTGTCGAGACAGAAACCCACCATGGGGAATCCATCACCCCCGCCCCCCAACCTCAATACTCCAGCTCCGACTCGGTGGCTGCGGAGAAGCCACTCGATCTCGGGGTCGACACGCCCATCCCCCGGCTGACCCTTCGGTCCGCCATCATGGGACTCTTCGTCTCCATGGGCGGTCTGTTGTTTGGATACGACACTGGTCAGATCTCCGGATTCCAGGAGATGAGCAACTACCTGCACCGGTATGGGGAGTACAGCAACGGCAAGTACCACTTCAGCCACGTCCGCTCCGGTCTCATTGTCGCTCTGCTGTCCGTCGGTACCCTGATCGGTGCTCTGGTCGGAGCTCCCGTTGCCGACCGACTTGGCCGCAAGTGGTCCATCACCTTGTGGAGCATGGTCTTGATCGTTGGGATCATTGTTCAGATGACTGCCCCGGCAGGTCACTGGTGGCAGATGGTCGTCGGCCGGTGGGTGACCGGTCTGGGGGTCGGTGGTTGCTCGCTGCTCGTCCCCATGTACCAGGGTGAGAGTGCACCGCGGCACGTCCGTGGGGCCATGATCAGCTGCTACCAGCTGTTCGTGACGCTGGGGATCTTCGTTGCCTACCTGATCAACCTGGGAACCGAGAGCCTGGACGGCACCGCCCAGTGGCGCATCACCCTTGGTCTGACCATCGTTTTCGCCTTGATCTTGGGCGGCGGCATGGCCTTCTTCCCCGAATCCCCTCGCTTCGAGTATCGCCACGGCAAGATCGACAGTGCCCGGCGCACCATGTCCAAGCTGTACGGGGTGCCCGAGAACCACCGCGTGATCGTCCAGGAACTCTACGAGATCCAGAAGCAGCTCGACGCCGAGTCGGGTGTGCAGGTGTGGCACGAGTTTTTGACCGGCCCGCGCATGCTCTACCGGGTTGCCCTCGGCATGCTCCTGCAGtgcctgcagcagctcaCCGGCGCCAACTACTTCTTCTACTACGGTACCACCGTCTTCCAAGGCGCCGGGCTCTCCAACAGCTTCGTCACCTCGGTCATCCTCGGCGCCGTCAACTTCGTCACCACCTTTGGCGGTCTGTACGTGGTCGAGAACTTTGGCCGCCGCAAGTCCCTCATCTTCGGGGCCGGCTTCATGTTCTGCATGTTCATGATCTTTGCGTCGATCGGCCACTTCATGCTTGATGTCAACAACCCCGCCAACACTCCCGAGGTCGGCAAAGGCATGATCGTCCTCGcctgcttcttcattgcGTAtgtccccccccccttttttttttttttttttttttccctctttcttttttccctgTCTCCATCATACACTGACAACCTGATAGTGCATTCGCAATGACCTGGGGCCCCATGGTCTGGGCCATCGTCGCCGAACTCTTCCCCTCCAAGTACCGTGCCAAGGGCATGGCCCTAGCCACCGCCTCCAACTGGCTCTGGAACTtcttgctgagcttcttcacccCTTTCATCACCGGCGCCATCGACTTCGCGTATGGGTATGTCTTCGCGGGCTGTCTGCTGGTCGCCGCCTTCGTCGTATACTTCTGCGTGATTGAGGGCAAGGGTCGCACcctcgaggagatcgacTGGATGTACGTGCACCATGTGGCGCCGTGGAAGAGCAGCAAGTTTGAGATTCCGCAGACTGAGTGGGAGGAGGGACCTGGGGCTCACAGCcggaaggaggagcaggcgtTCCATGCAGAGGTTGCCTAgttttgtttttttttttatttccATTGCTTGGAGTTGGGTGGTTTGAGCTTGGGTTCTACTACACTTGCATATAGATTTGCTTCTGGATATGTGGATATGATACGATGTCATGAAATATATCATCATTTAGTTGCTTCAGAAGATAGTACCGAACCTTTTGTTTAATAGTTTTGGGTAATGGAACCCTGACTGTAGTACCTCGGACT containing:
- a CDS encoding sugar porter family MFS transporter, which produces MGVETETHHGESITPAPQPQYSSSDSVAAEKPLDLGVDTPIPRLTLRSAIMGLFVSMGGLLFGYDTGQISGFQEMSNYLHRYGEYSNGKYHFSHVRSGLIVALLSVGTLIGALVGAPVADRLGRKWSITLWSMVLIVGIIVQMTAPAGHWWQMVVGRWVTGLGVGGCSLLVPMYQGESAPRHVRGAMISCYQLFVTLGIFVAYLINLGTESLDGTAQWRITLGLTIVFALILGGGMAFFPESPRFEYRHGKIDSARRTMSKLYGVPENHRVIVQELYEIQKQLDAESGVQVWHEFLTGPRMLYRVALGMLLQCLQQLTGANYFFYYGTTVFQGAGLSNSFVTSVILGAVNFVTTFGGLYVVENFGRRKSLIFGAGFMFCMFMIFASIGHFMLDVNNPANTPEVGKGMIVLACFFIAAFAMTWGPMVWAIVAELFPSKYRAKGMALATASNWLWNFLLSFFTPFITGAIDFAYGYVFAGCLLVAAFVVYFCVIEGKGRTLEEIDWMYVHHVAPWKSSKFEIPQTEWEEGPGAHSRKEEQAFHAEVA